A window of Theileria parva strain Muguga chromosome 4 map unlocalized ctg_529, whole genome shotgun sequence genomic DNA:
CTTAACGCCCTTATGATGGCCTTGCCTTTATTCTGCATTTACACAGGAAGTGTGTATACTAGCCTCTCCAATCACCAGGGGTTCCCCAAGTGGTCAAAGtacacaaattaattttttccaCTACAtgttcaaatttattcatttttattctcttagttatatttactttagaaattgttttaatacagtaaattatacaagTTTGAGAagtaacaaatttaatgaaaatatttGTTCACTAAATTCTCTTTTCGCTAGAAATATTGTGAGAAATAATACATTTAATGAAGATTCCTTGATGGAAAGTAGCCAAAATGAGgtaaaatgatttaaatatgattaaaTTCCACAGAAGGTGGGATATTTGGAGAAGAAAAATGACGAAATTCTACTAAAAGTTAATGTTAAACCCGGTTCAAAGCAAACTCAAATTAAAGGAGGTTCcttacaaataatttacacatgttttattaatattttactaataatttattagtaatttataaattaaattattacttttaTGTGTAGAAGTGGAAGGTTGTTTATCAGTTCAAATCGCAGCTCCACCTAGAGATGGTGAATGTAATAAAGCGTTGGTAGAATTCATTTCCAAAACACGTAATTTCTTACTATTCCCTATCTAACTCTTATTCTATCCAATGTTGAAATTTATCTTAGTCGGTATAAAAAAGGGGAATGTAACATTATTACATGGTCATAAATCAAGGGATAAAATCTTATCCATTACTGGAATTGACATACAAGTGGCCTCAGAACTCTTTATTAACTCTTATGAATCTAACAACTAaactatacatataatatactaacatatgaatgtgtataaaataaaattaagaggcaaccctaaaaataataaaacaattaatCCTTACTTTAACAATGTGTTCCtacaacattattaatatacttaaatgTATATAACTCATAATACTATATGTAAGTAGCGAATTAGAACACTATAAATAACCAATTAGAATACTTTAGTCCTTCTTTGCTTGCGCCAAGAAACTCGCCAAGAACTTGTCCAGATTTGAAAACTTTAAAGGTTGGAAGGCTTGTGACGTTATACTTTTGTGCAAGTTCCTGTAGCTTGTCGACGTTTACCTTGACAAATAAAAGTGAAGGGTGTTCAGTAGCCAAAGCGTCAAATTGAGGAGCAAATCTCATGCAAGGGCCTATTTACAGGGTTAAACATAACATAATGACTTATATCTGTGGAACGTACCACACCAATCAGCGTAAAAGTCAACGACAACTACGGAATCACCAGAAAGTGTCTTTTCAAATTCTACACAATTTCATATACTCCAATTAACACATCATTTACTAAGTATGTAacttgataaataatatgcTAAGCAGTATGGTGGTTACCTTCTTTTGAAGTAACTTCATGAACCATTTTGATCAAATTGCAAATAACTTGAGGAGAGGTGTTTGAGTAAAAAAGTTAAGTttaagaaattaaattagaaaaaGAGTGGAAAGAATATTTAAAGTGATAAAAACCAATGTGTATAATTCTATGGGTAAAGCCCCAGCAAGAACACAAAGCGTACACACCAATTCAACGacttgataaatttatttaaataaagttaaaaattattttttcaacaaAATCACATGGGTTTTAGACTCAAACAAATGTTATCTTGAAATCGTCAAAAATGATATAGTATGGATTCCATAGGATTCCACCACTGTTAACAATTATACGaaatttagtataattattttttcatattatttttattccaaacattaaataaacttttagtattaaatatatgtaattTGGTCGATAAAAATCATTATATTGGGGTAATAGAATCCaaaattgaaatattatgaataaatacataaaattccgtgataaattactatatataatatttacaattacGTTGTTATGGTATGTGTATATCATGTGATTGAGTAAGTTGAAATTATTGGAGTGAGAATGAAGTGGTTAGGAAGAGATGTGTAAAACGAAGTTGTAAAcgataaaaatgataagaataaaaattatattaataaattaaataaattaaaaaatcttATTTATTCGAGTTCTACGACCCCATGGATCTAACTTTACCTGGACCATTCTCTCATTCATTATTACTGTTCAGTGgtgattaattttattcccCGAAACTCTCTTCAATACAATTTCAGTGATATAGCTGTTTACAATCATTAATTctcttattttttaaaattacgCCACtgttttttttaatttaattttaattattttattttaattttgtgtattcattttaatttgttctAATCCTCTTTATTTTCTCACTGTTTCTAATAgttttgtgtaaattttgtgtaaaatttatcCTAGTTTGTGTTCAGTTTGTGTAGATTTTGTCTCATTCTGtgttaatttgttattcTTTATGTAGTTTCTTTGTTTATTTTGACGTAGTTTAATTTCTCGATTCTTTGTAGTTTTCACTTACATTAATGTTAAAACCGTCTATTTCTGTACTATATAATTCCCTTAACACGCTCAGCAATAGTAGATTAATCAGCCTTTTCATAAGGAAAAAAATCTCAAAtccataaaatattaaatctttGAAATAACAAGATTTCCGATTTcctacaaattttaaaaatttcacatattttaatggTACATCTTATCCACCTATTTATTTCCCTATTTTTCCATCATATATCAGtatacaatatattattaatatatatcaCTTAATATATACACCCTAGTATATTGTTTGATAGGTTGGAGATGCCATTGGACCGTGCGTTATACAGTCGATTATTGGAGATATTGACGTTATCGGAAAAGGGTGACACGGAGACACAGAAATATGTCCACGAGAGTCTGGCGTCATTTCAACAAAACAGACCAGATGTGGCCTTGTATTACTTAGAAGCGTCACTATCAGCGCCAACATTCCATTCTAAACAGATGGCCTTGTTGCTGCTGAAGAACAGTATACTTCAAAATTGGAGCCAAACTAACCCATCAATTCAGTCAGTGATAAAAAACgagataattaatattgtgaATTTGAGAGAAGTGAAATTGAGGAACGCAGTGGCATCATGTTACGTCTCAATTTTCAATGTCCAGGGATACGATCAGTGGCCTACAGGCCTATACAATCTGTTGTCAATTATTAGTAACAGTACCAACACAGTTGGGAGTGACGGCGTTGTGGATGAAGTGGTTGAAACTGCCGTAGTAACGTTAGTGATGATTTTAGAAGACACTATAGCCAATGGAGCGATGACaccaaattatttaaattacctGAAATCAGATTTCATCGTCAAGTTGTTTCAAATCTCGTCTAAATCGTCAGCATTGACTGAGATAACCTCAAGGATACTGTTAACCCTGTTGGATTCCAGTATAATATTGGAGTATTTGGTGTCTGACCTGTTCGGCCAGTTTTGGAACCTATTGGGCTTAATGGCGACATTGGATAATTACAATGTGAAGAAATGTGTACTCAAAGCCATGTTAAAGTTGTGGGATCTAGTACCAATGTCAATTCTACAGTCCTCAGACGCTTTATTCCCATTCATTACTAAACTCTGTTCTGATGACGCCTACACAATACAAATTGATGCTCTAGATTTTTATACGCATATTCTGCAATCACAGTTGTACACCAACTCCAATAACCGTATCTTAAACTGAGTTTAACACTTTTAtctatttatttagttaatttaccctttttatttagttaacacggttaatatagttaacagACTGAATAGCTAATAGTCAACATTTAATAACATGTCTAGAGATAAGATGCTTATTATTGGGTAAGATGCTGAATGAGTTTGGAACATTACTGAAGACGTTGGTGGACAACACGAGATATTCATCGTGGGATTACATGTCGATGGACAGAACGCATCTGGAAGATGACAACGCGAATATACCAGATGACATGCAGGACGTGCCAATAAAGTCAAGAGAAGATGAGGAGACCAATACTTGGGGAAATACGTGGACAGTAAGGAAAGGCTCAGCTCTATTGTTAGACACAATTTCACAGCTGTACGGCCAGAGTAATCCTGAGGTGATAAAGATATTGCTCTCATACATACAAGAGAAACTTGATAGTACAGATTGGGAACTTAAGGAGTCAGGAGTGTTAACATTGGGTGCAATTTCTAAGGGCTCACTTTACACACTGTATCCATATTTGCCAAAGGTGATTGACTATTTAATAGTGGTTGCAACTGATCCGAAGCCTTTATTGAGGATAATTTCCTGTTGGTGTCTGTCAAGGTTTGTGGAGTGGCTCTTCTTGCCCAATAACATTAACACCTACTTGAGTAAGACGTTGTCAGTGATTTTGAGAGGAATGTTAGACAGGAACAAGCGAGTGCAAGAATCAGCGTGTTCATCATTTACATCTTTTGAAGAGTGTGGAACTACACTGTTATTACCATACGCAGGACAGATATTACATGTAATTTTGAGCTGCATAGAGTTGTACCAGTCACGTAATTTCATGATATTATATGACGTCATTGGAACACTGTATCAAAGTGTCGGCGAATCCCTAACACAACAAACTGAACACAATCAATTAATTGATGTTTTACTGGGAAGATTAGAAATTGTTGGACTGGGCGACACACAGTACATTGCCCTAATCGAGTGTCTGAGTAATATAATATCAGTTTTAGGCTCTAAGTTACCACCAGTATTTGTGCAGAAGATAACTAAGCATTGTGTGGTATCGCTTTATGAATTAGTTGGTGATATTACAGAACTTGAGTATTTCTACCAATCTGTTCAAGTACTAACTGACACAATTTCAATGCTACTGACGTCTACTCATGGTTCAGTAAACTCCACTGAAACCTGCAATGTTATTAAAGGCTTAAAGATCAGTAATGGGATTGACCTGGTATTAGTAATCAATGAATTATGTGCCTCTAAAATCGTTGTAATCTTACAGTCCTGCATAGCGCTGATGGGggatttatcaaattccTCCATACAGCTAAATCAAGGTTCACTTGAAATATTggttaataatattcaaaattatGTCAACAATATGCAATCCAACGAACAAACTTCCATTAATAGCTCTTCAACAAATGTGCAAAGCCGTTACAATTCCATCAATTCACATGAAAGTTCCAAcatacacatatttacttagattacatattttacatagaTTACAAACAATTACATAGTTATCTTTGtagtttacacatatttacatattttacatagattacacatatttacatatattacacataCCAATACtgtaataataacatactattagtataatattagtatGATATTCAAATCTGTTTAGGTGATACCGATGAGTATTTTGGAGTGATGAACAATTGTGTGTGGGTGTTTGGAGTGTTATGCGATAATCAGTTGGGGATATACAACGGCGGTAACATAGATTTAGTGTTCTTGTTAGTGGTGAAGGTGATCAATTTGTGCAGTAATAACTTCTGCATTCTACAGAACTGCTGCGTCACACTTGGAAAATTCTCCAAAAGCTTCCCGAATCTGGCAATCAAGTATCTAAACTCGTTTTTGAACCCACTTTGTAATCATTTAATACACGCGAAAAATGACAAGGAAAAGTTCAGTACCACACTATCCATATCAAATTTGATACTCATGCACCTACAATCCACCAACAACTTGACGAAAACACTCAACTCACAGTCCAATAACGTATTTTCGTCAAACAACGTGAGCATGGGGAATGTTATAAAAGTTGGTGCAGAGGAGTTGGAAACTAGTAACGTCCTTTTATTGTTCAAGTTGTACATATCGTGTTCTAAGGGCACGTTGGATAATTTCGGAGACTCATTTGGGACTAACTCGGAGCTCATTCAGGTATGCGTCAATTTAATCAAGTCGCTGCTGCATAAACACCCCAAGCTCGTTCAACTCATCGATCCCGACACCAAAAATAAACTCAACTCACTCACATCTCTGACataagaattttaaaacaaatatcCTAATCTTCTACACCACAGactatagtatttatttgtgttatgtacaattatattatctGACTTACTCCCATCCATTATACAGTTATAGTGTAGTTCTATATAGCATAACACTTATAGACTTAATAAGGGcatttataaattactaAAGCGTATATAAATCGTACTAGGTGtgtaaaatgaaattattgGACTTGTTTGACGTCCTCGATGAGTTGGTGTACAACTTCAGGGTTAGCGAGGGTGGAGACGTCGCCGAAGTCGTGGAACTTCTTGGACGCCAATCTCCTGAGGATCCTACGCATAATTTTCCCACTCCTGGTTTTCGGAAGATTGGGCGTGATCAGAACAACGTCGGGCGTTGCGAAAGGGCCCACATAGTGCCTAATACTCATCTTAAGCCTGCCAATCACCTCCTCCTTGGGAAGCCTCAGACTTGCCTCCTTCAATGAGACGAAACAGAAGATACCCTGGCCCTTGAGTGCGTGCGGGTACCCGACCACTGCAGCCTCTGACACAATGTCAACTTGAGTCAGTGCATATTCAATTTCTGCGCTACAGAGCCTGTGGCCTGAAACATTAATAGTGTCGTCAATGCGGCCTGAAATCCAAATATACCCATGCTTGTCTCTAAACGCTCCGTCACCGGTGAAATAGTAGGGGTATTTGGTGGGGAAATAGGTCTCATGGATTCTCGAATGGTCACCAAAAATCGTCCTAAACATGCCTGGCCAAGGCTTCTTTATACACAAAAGTCCCGAACAATTATTCCCCTCCAACTCCTCGCCCGTATTTGCGTCAATTATGGCCAATTCTATGCCAAAAAAGGGGTAAGTGGCCGAGCCCGGCTTTGTGAAGGTCACTCCTGGGATCGGTGAGATGATTATTCCTCCAGTCTCAGTTTGCCAGTACGAGTCAACCACTGCCACTTTTCCATTCCCAACTACATTGTAATACCACTTCCACGCCTCTGGGTTGATTGGTTCTCCCACGCTTCCTAAAACTCTCAAACTACTCAAATTATGTCCCTTCAGTGGCTCGTCTCCAAATTTCATCAGACTCCTAATCGCTGTTGGTGCTGTATAAAATTGCGTCAACCCGTGCTCCTGCACAATGTTCCAATAACGGTCTGGGGTTGGATAATTCGGCAAGGAACCGAACATCACCGTCGTTATGCCGTTCAGCAGCGGCCCGTAAACCACGTACGTATGGCCTGTAATCCACCCGACGTCTGCCATGCACCCGAACACGTCGCCTTCATGGCTATCAAAAATGTACCTAACTGTCGCATATGCATATACCAAATATCCTCCCGTAGTATGCGCTAATCCCtagaaaattattattaccatACTACtaatgtattatagtataataatagtattagagTATAATAGcgtaataatatagtactaataatatagtactaatatagtaataatatagtaataataatgtggTGAAGTTGATACCTTAGGTTTACCGGTAGATCCTGATGTATAGAGAATGAATAAAACGTCTTCACTGTCCATGGTTTCAACTGGGCAGTATGGTCTAACCGACTCCATGGCCTCATGCATCCATACATCCCTGCCAGGTGTCATTTTCACGTCCGATCCAATGTTTCGGAATACAAGACAATGAGTTACAAATGAACAACGTGTCAAGGCGTCATCCATTATATCCTTAGTCTTTATATGCTTAGTCGCTCTCATTCCTCCATCAGCAGTTATGACCTATACAAACATTAATAATGGCATAGTTAATACTAAACTCATGGtaagtagtaaataatggtaataatgaaaacaatagtaaatagtaataatagtaacTGTAGGATAGGTAATGATACGATATGTGAATTGGAGTCATGAATTCTTTCAGCGAGTGAAGTGGCTGAGAAACCACCAAAGACAACAGAATGAACAGCTCCGATGCGAGCACATGCAAGGACAGAGTAGCAGAGTTCTGGAATTGTGGGCATGTAAATTGTAACGCAATCGCCCTTGCGAGCACCGAGCATTTTAAGCACATTAGCCACTTTACACACATTCATCTTCAGCTCATTAAATGTCACCTTCCTCTGGTCTTCAGGCTCGTCGCCTTCGTAAATAATAGCCAATGAGTCTGGTCTTACTTCAGCCCAACGGTCGACACAATTGTAACATGCGTTCAACTTCCCATTCAGGAACCAGGCGTAGTTTTTATCCACAAAGTCGCCCTCAGACACCTTAGTATAGGGCGAAATCCAGTGTAAACTTGACTTTGCTATCTTACCCCAAAACTCGTCACTATTAGAAATACTCTCTCCGTACATACGCTCATACTGgtcctacacatttttatacaacCAATTGTGATTGACTAAATTAAATACTATTCAGTAACtaagggtaaaaataagtaaattgtgtaaaaagcTACGAAAGTGGTGATATTGAATTTATGTCCGGGGATGGGTTTGGGTTCGTATAGAGAGTCGACGTCATAGGATGAGGTGACGACTTCAAAGTCATCGTTTGCGGCATCAGTTGACGTCCTGTTGAGCATAAACCTCGAAAATCTTTTATTACTTTCCATTTTCAAACTTTAAATACTGAGCAAGAATTCCTCTTTTGAGTACAAATTCCAGCTATTTTATGAATTTTCGAGGTTTAACAATTAGGCGTAGGTTGAAAAATTGATTTACAATTGTTATAATCAAGAAATGAAAATCcgataaaaaattttcttaaTTATAACAGGTGAATAACAGTCAACTGAAAACTGAAAAGAATTCAGTTCTAGTTGAGAAATAATTGAGGCACAAAAAAGTGAGATTTGAGTAAGAATTTCGTGaaaaattgagtaaaaattGAGTGAAAAATGGGATAAAAAACAGTCGAAAACTATTTTATAGaaccaaattaaaattgttataaaaaaataaaaaaaaaGTGGGtgaaaaatgtaaaaatttgatacAATACTATGTTAGTGATAGCGGTGAACTACACCCGAGTTTTGACTAGCTCATAGTGTAATTAAAGTGTGAAAAGCACAATTGAAATATAGAAAAATTCGAAAAATCCTTATGGAGGTGTAACTTGGCTTTAGACTTTTCGAAAACAGATAGATAATTGAAGATACTATATTAAACCACCTTCTACATAAACACCTGAAAAGAACGGCCTGAGAAATCTAAATATTTCACTACCTTATGGGGTATCCGAACAACGTGACtattacatattatcaCTTATTACCCAATCCCATGATActttaacactattttacactattttctCATTCTTTTCATATTATAAATACCTTactagtaaaataatattttaatgtgtgATTAATACTTTTTTGATTACACATGCCTTCCACGACTTCCTCCCAAAATTTCACAAATATCACTAAAAAATCCACTAAacatttctaaaattaaattttaataaaaatttaaattagacTTCGAATTCGTTAATTTTCAATACACACCTTATTCCTACTCATTCCACACCATCGGACTTGCTATTATTCCACCTCATCCACCTTATTAAATTAcctatataatatacttgCTATGCGATTGTGGATTATCCTTCTTTTTAACGTCgattttcaattttttagGATTGGACACATTCCCAACTCCAGTGTTCCCACAATCTCATTTCAATTTCACTCCTTATTTAGTGATACTAGTTATttcttttatatattattttatgcTTTAATTCATTCCATTTCCAATTCTTTTGATTAGACCATTTTAGACCTTTTGTTGCCCTTAAAATGGTCAAGttctataataattttattcttttcATGTAATCTCATGAATGTTGACGGATTTTACTctttactaatttttaatcagATTTCAAAtagctttattttttcaaatttcacaaatcatttgtaatataataacatccaaacattaaaatcattttaataccATTTTAACATCAATTTAAATTCGAAGactattataaaatttgaaaattatcacaaaatttaaaattattataaaattgaagaaatcaacataaattaactatttgAAGTAAAGTAAACGTTTAATAAAAGCTAACTTGATGAAGTAGATGTAAGATTTGGACAATTTGAAATGGATTCCGGAGTATTATTGAAATTGCCTTCGGATTGGCAAGTGAAGATCCGTGATGAGATGGTATCGAAGTTGAGTTTATGTATTGATAAGGGCCAGGCGAAGACTGTGGCTGAGGAGACTTGGGAGTATTTATCGCAGgagaaatttaataaacaGCAGCTGAcaaataaactaaaaacTTATTTACTCCAACATGTATTTTTCCCTTTTCTATTTATATGAAAaaaatttctttattttttaatttttgaacTATAATGTgtgattttaatttgtaaaatattaattttcaattttaatgtgtgaaatattatttttaactggCATTGTCTAAAATGTCatctaataaattttaataatttgtgtagtaaaatataataattataggCTTCAGATTTTACAGAATGGCTTTACGACTTTGTGCAAAAAACTGTTGAATACTATCATGAAACACATTTACCACTAAACGAAGAAAATTTGAGTGAAACGCAGACCACTCTTAGCACTGCTGCTAGTAATACCAACACTAGTAACACCAATACTAGCAACACTAATATCAgtaatactaatactagTGGTGATACGTTTATGAAGACTGAGAAAGTGGAAATGTTGAAAGGTTAGCCAAAAAAGCTCAATAGTATTTCATAGAGTCGAGATCAAGACTAATGAAAAATGCTCTAAAGGACATACACTCTTCAAGTGATTCACTCAAGAGTTCGAAATCAAATAATCAGGGCGCAGTGGCAAACGAGACTGAAGATAAATTGGAAGCTGTTGATAAGAAGAAGAAGCTTTTAGACGCATTGGACCAACCGTTGGATAAGCTGATTTTGAAGGAAAAAATCGCAAAATTACAAGGACAAAGCGTCCCACTAGGAGTAAAGACCAAGAGCGAGAAGTTCAAAATCAATGATACAGAGAAGCACAAAATTGATACAGAAAATTTCAAACTTACCAACGAAACTTACAAAATTTCGAATGAAAAGTACAAGCTTAGTactgaaaattttaatcccAAGAGGAAGAAGAATTCATTTTATAAGAATCTGACACTGGTTAACGATTCCAGCGGGAATTCCGAACCAGTAGAAACAGCAGTTAATGGAGAAGAGGAAAGTGTAAAGGTGGTAAAGGTACCAAAGAGGTGTATTAATTATCCAAACTGCGAGTTTGGGGAAAAATGCAGATACATTCACCCGAACAACGTACCTTGTAAAAACTGGCCCAATTGTTTCTTCGGGACTAATTGCGCCTTTTTACACCCAAACCAATAAATCTCATACCACTTTCCAATACTCCATTAACTcactatagtattaaactatactatttattaaaaatgtattaacAGTACTTTTATtctaatatataataatatattaattgtgCTTTTATtctaatatataataatatattaacaGTACTTTTATtctaatatataatactttATTAACAGTGCTTTTATtctaatatataataatgtattaacAGTACTTTTATtctaatatataatactttattaataatatgttaaaaCCATTTAACAATTCCTTCAATATTCCATTCTTTACCATTTTCTTCATTTACGTGTTCATGTTCATTTTCTTGACTGAACTCTTCATCATTGTCAGGTTGAGTATCTGGTATATCGTCTTGAGAGTTATTGAAAAGCCTCGTAGTGTGCTTAATGAACTTGCTAGATAAGTTGGAAATGACAGGAACGAGAGAAAACGAGTCAGAGCCTTCAGAATCTGAAGAGGAAAGTGAGTAACACTCGTCCACCAAAGGTTCGGTTGAAATGTCAACTAGAGTTTTAAGAGTTTTGATGAAGGACTCTGACTTAAACTTTTTTGGTTTGCCCTGGTTTGATGCAATCTCATCGTCTGACCCACTCTCAATGTAATAATCCACCACCTTATTCTCAATTCTGTCATCCACATCACTCGGGTTATCATCCAGCTCCGTTATTACATAACTTAACTCAGTTACTCCACTGTTATCTTCAGATAACTGGTCTTCCATCACTTCAACCTCCCTCactatcattttttattttattatataatgtgATAAGATTGAGTCTGACACATTATAACACTTTAAACCATTATCCcaattataattatgttaagAATATGTAATAAAAGTGATATTACGTAGTATATGGTATAGAATTACAGTATTGATAAAGTATTAAGTCCAGAATACCGTAGCACATAGTATAGATTAATGTTGTAGATATTATAGATTAATGTTGTAGATATTATAGATTAATGTTGTAGATATTATAGATTAATGTTGTAGATATTATAGATTAATGTAGTAGATATTATAGATTAATGTAGTAGATATTATAGATTAATGTAGTAGATATTATAGATTAATGTAGTAGATATTATAGATTAATGTAGTAGATATTATAGATTAATGTAGTAGATAGTCAGAGTTCAATAGAAAACAAATAACataatacattattatatatacattaCTAAATAGTGTATGATAGAATA
This region includes:
- a CDS encoding Zinc finger C-x8-C-x5-C-x3-H type family protein, with translation MDSGVLLKLPSDWQVKIRDEMVSKLSLCIDKGQAKTVAEETWEYLSQEKFNKQQLTNKLKTYLLQHASDFTEWLYDFVQKTVEYYHETHLPLNEENLSETQTTLSTAASNTNTSNTNTSNTNISNTNTSGDTFMKTEKVEMLKESRSRLMKNALKDIHSSSDSLKSSKSNNQGAVANETEDKLEAVDKKKKLLDALDQPLDKLILKEKIAKLQGQSVPLGVKTKSEKFKINDTEKHKIDTENFKLTNETYKISNEKYKLSTENFNPKRKKNSFYKNLTLVNDSSGNSEPVETAVNGEEESVKVVKVPKRCINYPNCEFGEKCRYIHPNNVPCKNWPNCFFGTNCAFLHPNQ
- the Tnpo1 gene encoding HEAT-like repeat family protein; protein product: MPLDRALYSRLLEILTLSEKGDTETQKYVHESLASFQQNRPDVALYYLEASLSAPTFHSKQMALLLLKNSILQNWSQTNPSIQSVIKNEIINIVNLREVKLRNAVASCYVSIFNVQGYDQWPTGLYNLLSIISNSTNTVGSDGVVDEVVETAVVTLVMILEDTIANGAMTPNYLNYLKSDFIVKLFQISSKSSALTEITSRILLTLLDSSIILEYLVSDLFGQFWNLLGLMATLDNYNVKKCVLKAMLKLWDLVPMSILQSSDALFPFITKLCSDDAYTIQIDALDFYTHILQSQLYTNSNNQIRCLLLGKMLNEFGTLLKTLVDNTRYSSWDYMSMDRTHLEDDNANIPDDMQDVPIKSREDEETNTWGNTWTVRKGSALLLDTISQLYGQSNPEVIKILLSYIQEKLDSTDWELKESGVLTLGAISKGSLYTLYPYLPKVIDYLIVVATDPKPLLRIISCWCLSRFVEWLFLPNNINTYLSKTLSVILRGMLDRNKRVQESACSSFTSFEECGTTLLLPYAGQILHVILSCIELYQSRNFMILYDVIGTLYQSVGESLTQQTEHNQLIDVLLGRLEIVGLGDTQYIALIECLSNIISVLGSKLPPVFVQKITKHCVVSLYELVGDITELEYFYQSVQVLTDTISMLLTSTHGSVNSTETCNVIKGLKISNGIDLVLVINELCASKIVVILQSCIALMGDLSNSSIQLNQGSLEILVNNIQNYVNNMQSNEQTSINSSSTNVQSRYNSINSHESDTDEYFGVMNNCVWVFGVLCDNQLGIYNGGNIDLVFLLVVKVINLCSNNFCILQNCCVTLGKFSKSFPNLAIKYLNSFLNPLCNHLIHAKNDKEKFSTTLSISNLILMHLQSTNNLTKTLNSQSNNVFSSNNVSMGNVIKVGAEELETSNVLLLFKLYISCSKGTLDNFGDSFGTNSELIQVCVNLIKSLLHKHPKLVQLIDPDTKNKLNSLTSLT
- a CDS encoding YggU family protein, translating into MFKFIHFYSLSYIYFRNCFNTVNYTSLRSNKFNENICSLNSLFARNIVRNNTFNEDSLMESSQNEKVGYLEKKNDEILLKVNVKPGSKQTQIKGEVEGCLSVQIAAPPRDGECNKALVEFISKTLGIKKGNVTLLHGHKSRDKILSITGIDIQVASELFINSYESNN
- the acsA gene encoding acetate--CoA ligase, producing the protein MESNKRFSRFMLNRTSTDAANDDFEVVTSSYDVDSLYEPKPIPGHKFNITTFDQYERMYGESISNSDEFWGKIAKSSLHWISPYTKVSEGDFVDKNYAWFLNGKLNACYNCVDRWAEVRPDSLAIIYEGDEPEDQRKVTFNELKMNVCKVANVLKMLGARKGDCVTIYMPTIPELCYSVLACARIGAVHSVVFGGFSATSLAERIHDSNSHIVITADGGMRATKHIKTKDIMDDALTRCSFVTHCLVFRNIGSDVKMTPGRDVWMHEAMESVRPYCPVETMDSEDVLFILYTSGSTGKPKGLAHTTGGYLVYAYATVRYIFDSHEGDVFGCMADVGWITGHTYVVYGPLLNGITTVMFGSLPNYPTPDRYWNIVQEHGLTQFYTAPTAIRSLMKFGDEPLKGHNLSSLRVLGSVGEPINPEAWKWYYNVVGNGKVAVVDSYWQTETGGIIISPIPGVTFTKPGSATYPFFGIELAIIDANTGEELEGNNCSGLLCIKKPWPGMFRTIFGDHSRIHETYFPTKYPYYFTGDGAFRDKHGYIWISGRIDDTINVSGHRLCSAEIEYALTQVDIVSEAAVVGYPHALKGQGIFCFVSLKEASLRLPKEEVIGRLKMSIRHYVGPFATPDVVLITPNLPKTRSGKIMRRILRRLASKKFHDFGDVSTLANPEVVHQLIEDVKQVQ
- a CDS encoding Thioredoxin, which translates into the protein MVHEVTSKEEFEKTLSGDSVVVVDFYADWCGPCMRFAPQFDALATEHPSLLFVKVNVDKLQELAQKYNVTSLPTFKVFKSGQVLGEFLGASKEGLKNTLLK